A DNA window from Xyrauchen texanus isolate HMW12.3.18 chromosome 6, RBS_HiC_50CHRs, whole genome shotgun sequence contains the following coding sequences:
- the LOC127645322 gene encoding guanine nucleotide-binding protein G(I)/G(S)/G(O) subunit gamma-5-like, producing the protein MSGTSNIVAMKKVVQQLRFEANINRVKVSQAAAELQQFCIQNAFQDPLLTGVSSSTNPFRTQKVCSFL; encoded by the exons ATGTCGGGCACATCAAATATTGTTGCGATGAAGAAAGTCGTTCAGCAGTTACGCTTTGAAGCAAACATTAACAGAGTAAAG GTTTCTCAGGCGGCTGCGGAGCTCCAGCAGTTTTGCATTCAAAACGCCTTCCAAGATCCTCTTCTCACCGGGGTGTCTTCAAGCACCAACCCCTTTAGGACACAGAAGGTTTGCTCCTTTTTGTGA